A window of the Pedobacter frigiditerrae genome harbors these coding sequences:
- the trmB gene encoding tRNA (guanosine(46)-N7)-methyltransferase TrmB produces MGKDKLRKFAEIDTFPNVYQLHLGKVMKGKWAEAHFKNNNPVVLELACGKGEYAVNLAKLFPEKNFVGVDLKGNRIWRGARTGVDEGIQNLAFLRIQIEDILEYFAPGEIDEIWITFADPQPQESREKKRLTFPGFLEKYRILLKAGGRMNLKTDNDGLYNYTVEKVEELNLITHKNTNHLYQSEFADEVLSIKTHYERIYLKHDKNINYIQFSFS; encoded by the coding sequence GTGGGTAAAGATAAATTAAGAAAGTTTGCAGAGATAGATACTTTTCCAAACGTCTATCAATTGCATTTGGGTAAAGTGATGAAGGGAAAATGGGCAGAAGCGCATTTTAAAAACAACAATCCAGTAGTTTTAGAGTTAGCATGTGGTAAGGGTGAATATGCTGTTAATTTAGCCAAGCTTTTTCCAGAAAAAAACTTTGTTGGGGTTGATTTAAAAGGAAATCGAATTTGGAGAGGCGCAAGAACAGGGGTTGATGAAGGCATACAAAACTTAGCTTTTTTAAGAATACAAATCGAAGATATTTTAGAATATTTTGCTCCAGGAGAGATTGATGAAATCTGGATTACCTTTGCCGACCCACAACCACAAGAGAGTAGAGAAAAGAAACGTTTAACTTTTCCTGGATTTTTAGAAAAGTACAGAATTCTGCTGAAAGCAGGAGGAAGGATGAATTTAAAAACCGACAATGATGGGTTGTACAATTATACAGTAGAAAAGGTAGAAGAGTTAAACCTAATTACCCATAAAAACACTAATCATTTATATCAATCGGAATTTGCTGATGAAGTTTTATCCATCAAAACTCATTACGAGAGAATCTATTTGAAACACGATAAAAACATCAATTATATTCAATTTTCATTTAGCTAA
- a CDS encoding MGMT family protein: MENSFYEQVFEVARLVPKGRVTSYGAIAKALGAGGSARMVGYAMSNAGIAHPKVPAHRIVNSSGLLTGKFHFSPPELMQQLLEQEGIKVENDKVKDFKKVFWNPLEEL, translated from the coding sequence ATGGAAAATTCATTCTACGAGCAGGTTTTTGAAGTGGCAAGACTAGTTCCAAAAGGAAGGGTAACTTCTTATGGTGCAATTGCAAAAGCTTTGGGTGCTGGCGGTTCTGCCCGAATGGTTGGTTATGCCATGAGTAATGCTGGCATTGCACATCCCAAAGTACCTGCTCATAGAATAGTAAATAGCAGTGGATTACTTACTGGAAAGTTTCATTTCTCGCCACCAGAATTAATGCAACAATTGTTGGAGCAAGAAGGAATAAAGGTTGAAAATGATAAAGTAAAAGATTTTAAAAAGGTGTTCTGGAATCCTTTAGAAGAGCTATAA
- a CDS encoding carboxymuconolactone decarboxylase family protein: MGKLVEEFNSYRTKMNDRIMETSNTNIKRFFALDTTTYADGALNVKTKEMLGLVASMVLRCDDCIKYHLEKCFNEGVNNAEINEVFMIANLVGGSIVIPHYRRAVEFWDELNSSELGE, translated from the coding sequence ATGGGAAAATTAGTAGAAGAATTTAATAGCTATCGTACTAAAATGAACGATAGAATAATGGAAACATCCAATACCAACATCAAAAGATTTTTTGCCTTAGATACCACTACTTATGCAGATGGTGCTTTAAATGTAAAAACTAAAGAGATGCTTGGCTTGGTAGCTTCAATGGTTTTACGTTGCGATGATTGCATTAAATATCACTTGGAAAAATGCTTCAACGAAGGCGTAAATAATGCTGAAATTAATGAAGTATTTATGATTGCTAATTTAGTTGGCGGTTCAATTGTTATTCCTCACTATAGAAGAGCTGTTGAGTTTTGGGATGAGTTAAATAGTTCTGAGTTGGGAGAATAG
- a CDS encoding four helix bundle protein, with the protein MGTIKDLLAYQKGFSLAMEIFKVSKRFPSEERYSLTDQIRRSSRSVCANMAEAYRKRRYPNHFISKLSDADMENGETQTWLDFALSCEYITYDEHKILNDCAEEVAKLLVYMMNNSEKFLIKASS; encoded by the coding sequence ATGGGTACAATAAAAGACTTACTTGCTTATCAAAAAGGTTTTAGCTTGGCAATGGAAATTTTTAAAGTTTCAAAAAGATTTCCTTCAGAAGAGAGATATAGTTTAACAGACCAAATCAGAAGGTCGTCTAGAAGTGTTTGTGCAAATATGGCAGAGGCATATAGAAAGAGAAGATATCCAAATCATTTTATCAGTAAACTATCAGATGCTGATATGGAAAATGGTGAGACCCAAACTTGGTTAGATTTTGCCTTATCATGTGAATATATTACATATGATGAGCATAAAATATTAAATGATTGTGCTGAAGAGGTTGCCAAACTTTTGGTTTATATGATGAATAATTCTGAAAAGTTCTTAATTAAGGCTAGTTCATAA
- a CDS encoding DNA-3-methyladenine glycosylase I produces the protein MALCKLPTPNSQLPTPNSKRCHWCGNDPLYIKYHDKEWGKPVYDDKILFEFLVLEGAQAGLSWITILRRREGYRKAFAGFDVHKVAAFSEKAVERLMQDETIIRNRLKINSAINNAKLFIEIQKEFGSFADFIWAYLPNKRPLVNDFKNGGIPARTEISDAIAKDMKKRGFKFFGTTICYAFMQATGMVNDHVIGCVAR, from the coding sequence CTGGCATTATGCAAACTCCCAACTCCCAACTCCCAGCTCCCAACTCCAAACTCAAAACGTTGCCACTGGTGCGGAAATGATCCATTATACATTAAATATCATGATAAAGAATGGGGTAAACCTGTTTATGATGATAAAATTTTATTTGAGTTTTTAGTGTTGGAAGGTGCACAAGCAGGTTTAAGTTGGATTACCATCTTGCGGAGAAGAGAAGGTTACAGAAAAGCTTTTGCAGGTTTTGATGTTCATAAAGTTGCGGCTTTTTCAGAAAAAGCTGTAGAACGTTTGATGCAAGACGAAACCATCATTCGTAATCGATTAAAAATTAATTCTGCTATCAATAACGCTAAACTTTTTATAGAAATTCAAAAAGAGTTTGGCTCATTTGCTGATTTTATTTGGGCCTATCTACCAAATAAAAGACCTCTAGTTAATGACTTTAAAAATGGAGGCATCCCAGCAAGAACTGAAATTTCAGATGCCATTGCAAAGGATATGAAAAAGCGTGGATTTAAGTTTTTTGGCACAACTATCTGTTATGCATTTATGCAAGCAACAGGAATGGTTAACGACCATGTGATTGGTTGTGTTGCTAGGTAA
- the polA gene encoding DNA polymerase I has protein sequence MSNKKLFLLDGMALIYRAHFALSKNPRFTSTGVNTSAVMGFANTLLEVLKKEKPSHIAVVFDTEAPTERHTDFVAYKAHREAMPEDLSKALPYIFKLIEGFKIPVITKDGFEADDIIGTLAKEGERQGFQVYCMTPDKDFAQLVSENIFIYKPARMGNEMEILGVPEILAKWEIENVLQVIDILGLWGDAVDNIPGIPGIGEKTAKLLIKQYGSMENIIANSHELKGKQRENVENFAEQGLISKKLATIILNVPVEFDETKLILEEPSRELLEPLFAELEFRTIGKRVFGEEFSVNDAKSGTQQQDLFGNNVEVKRKDFSEQPSLFDTPIDAKNISNTPHEYFLIDTPEKRKELIDLLLTQPSVSFDTETTGTDANLADLVGLSFSIKPGEGYYIPVPQDRAGAQSIVDEFRVVLENENIAKIGQNIKYDMLVFKWYDVQVKGKLFDTMLAHYLIDPDTRHNMDVLSENYLGYTPISITTLIGAKGKAQGTMRDVPVENVVDYAAEDADVTLQLANVFEPLLKEKNAIKLAEEIENPLIYVLADIEKEGVKIDIETLNAYSIELQTEITKAEQSVYEKAGLKFNLASPKQLGEVLFDHLKLDPKAKKTKTGQYQTGEDVLTLLASKSDIVQDILDFRQLQKLKSTYVDALPLLVNPKTGRVHTSFNQAVAATGRLSSNNPNLQNIPIRTERGREVRKAFIPRDEDHVLLSADYSQIELRIIAEISKEENMLDAFSKGIDIHTATAAKVYGISIEEVDSNQRRNAKAVNFGIIYGQSAFGLSQNLNIPRKEAAEIIEQYFTQYPGIKRYMSDTMNFARENGFVETIMGRRRYLRDINSANMTVRGYAERNAINAPIQGSAADLIKIAMINIHKDMQEQKLESKMTMQVHDELVFDVLKTEVEQMKAIITHRMKTAIKTEVPIEIEIGEGNNWLAAH, from the coding sequence ATGAGCAATAAAAAACTTTTTCTTTTAGATGGGATGGCGCTAATTTATAGAGCGCATTTTGCATTGAGTAAAAATCCTCGTTTTACTTCTACTGGCGTTAATACATCGGCAGTTATGGGTTTTGCAAATACACTTTTGGAAGTCTTGAAGAAAGAAAAACCAAGTCATATCGCTGTTGTTTTTGATACTGAAGCTCCAACAGAAAGACACACAGATTTCGTTGCTTATAAAGCACATCGAGAAGCAATGCCTGAAGATTTATCAAAAGCATTGCCATACATTTTTAAGCTAATAGAAGGCTTTAAAATCCCTGTAATAACTAAAGATGGTTTTGAGGCAGATGATATCATCGGCACCTTGGCAAAAGAAGGAGAGCGTCAGGGATTTCAAGTCTATTGTATGACTCCTGATAAGGATTTTGCTCAGTTGGTTTCAGAAAATATTTTCATTTACAAACCTGCTCGTATGGGTAATGAAATGGAAATTTTAGGTGTGCCTGAAATTCTAGCTAAATGGGAAATAGAAAACGTATTGCAAGTAATAGATATTTTAGGGCTATGGGGTGATGCGGTAGATAATATTCCTGGAATCCCTGGTATTGGAGAAAAAACGGCGAAATTGTTAATCAAACAATATGGCAGTATGGAAAACATCATCGCCAATAGCCACGAATTAAAAGGAAAACAAAGAGAAAATGTAGAGAATTTTGCAGAGCAAGGATTAATCTCTAAAAAACTAGCAACAATAATTTTAAATGTTCCTGTTGAATTTGATGAAACCAAATTAATATTGGAAGAACCAAGTAGGGAATTATTAGAACCACTATTCGCAGAACTAGAATTCCGTACCATCGGGAAGAGAGTTTTTGGAGAAGAATTCAGTGTAAATGATGCAAAAAGTGGTACACAACAACAAGATTTATTTGGCAACAATGTTGAAGTAAAAAGGAAAGATTTCTCGGAACAACCATCCTTATTTGATACGCCAATTGATGCAAAAAACATCAGCAATACACCACACGAATATTTTTTAATTGATACCCCAGAAAAAAGAAAAGAATTAATCGATTTGTTGTTAACTCAACCAAGTGTTTCTTTTGATACTGAAACCACTGGAACTGATGCTAATTTGGCCGATTTGGTGGGATTATCATTCTCTATTAAGCCTGGCGAAGGATATTATATTCCAGTTCCACAAGACAGGGCGGGAGCGCAAAGCATTGTTGATGAATTTAGGGTTGTCCTCGAAAATGAAAATATCGCCAAGATTGGCCAAAATATTAAGTATGATATGTTGGTGTTTAAATGGTATGATGTTCAAGTAAAAGGAAAGCTTTTTGATACCATGTTGGCTCACTATTTAATCGACCCAGATACTCGACATAACATGGATGTTTTGTCTGAAAATTATTTAGGCTATACCCCAATTTCTATCACCACTTTAATTGGTGCAAAAGGTAAAGCGCAAGGAACAATGCGTGATGTGCCAGTAGAAAATGTAGTAGATTATGCTGCGGAAGATGCTGATGTAACCTTACAATTGGCAAATGTTTTCGAGCCTTTGCTTAAAGAGAAAAATGCCATTAAATTGGCCGAGGAAATAGAAAATCCGCTGATTTATGTTTTGGCCGATATTGAAAAAGAAGGCGTTAAAATAGATATCGAGACTTTAAATGCTTACTCAATTGAACTGCAAACAGAAATTACAAAAGCAGAGCAAAGTGTATATGAAAAAGCAGGGCTGAAGTTTAATTTGGCTTCTCCAAAACAACTGGGTGAAGTTTTATTTGACCATTTAAAGTTAGACCCGAAGGCTAAAAAAACAAAAACAGGTCAATATCAAACTGGAGAAGATGTGTTGACTTTATTAGCTTCAAAAAGTGATATCGTACAAGATATTTTAGATTTCCGCCAGTTACAAAAACTAAAGTCAACCTATGTTGATGCTTTGCCATTATTGGTAAACCCAAAAACAGGTAGAGTTCACACCAGTTTTAATCAGGCAGTTGCCGCAACGGGAAGATTAAGTTCTAACAACCCAAACTTACAAAATATACCGATTAGAACAGAAAGAGGTAGAGAGGTTCGTAAGGCATTTATTCCAAGAGACGAAGACCACGTTTTGTTATCTGCCGATTATTCACAAATTGAATTGCGCATAATTGCAGAGATTAGTAAAGAAGAGAATATGTTAGATGCTTTTAGTAAGGGCATTGACATTCATACAGCAACAGCTGCAAAAGTTTATGGAATTAGTATTGAAGAAGTAGATTCAAATCAACGTAGAAATGCAAAAGCGGTTAACTTCGGTATTATTTATGGTCAGTCGGCGTTCGGTTTATCTCAGAATTTAAATATTCCTCGGAAAGAAGCGGCAGAAATTATAGAGCAATATTTTACACAATATCCAGGTATAAAAAGATACATGAGCGATACGATGAATTTTGCTCGTGAGAATGGATTTGTAGAAACGATAATGGGCAGGAGAAGATATTTAAGGGACATTAATTCTGCAAATATGACTGTAAGAGGTTACGCAGAGCGAAATGCGATTAATGCGCCAATACAAGGTTCAGCGGCAGATTTAATCAAGATTGCGATGATTAATATCCATAAAGACATGCAAGAGCAAAAGCTGGAATCAAAAATGACTATGCAGGTGCATGATGAGCTTGTTTTCGACGTTCTAAAAACGGAAGTCGAGCAAATGAAAGCTATTATTACGCATAGAATGAAGACCGCTATAAAAACAGAAGTGCCAATAGAAATTGAAATTGGCGAAGGTAATAATTGGTTAGCGGCACATTAA
- a CDS encoding TonB family protein, whose product MKRYILLIVSIFTSSLAFAQARQDTTTVYANPGYNKDPMRSKWISNVEQKGEFWVLSLTDKKGVLREKISFADKKLEVRKGPYTFYENGVIKEEGNYEKGYKNGEWHYYYPNQQLFENVNYTYDKYNGDFKAYWDNGDLKKEGDYVMGTKTGNWKMFYKGKKLAANEEYDEKGKVVDGIYFDQEGNSVKRNILFELPSYPGGMQAFYQFLGREIRYPANAQKNKIEGTVKLEFTVMKDGKLEDVKVKESPDADLSSEALRVFRTSMNWLPAKELGEPVKIRYTIPIRFSLR is encoded by the coding sequence ATGAAAAGATATATCCTGCTTATTGTTTCAATTTTTACTTCATCTCTTGCTTTTGCACAAGCAAGACAAGATACCACAACCGTATACGCAAATCCAGGTTATAACAAAGATCCAATGCGCTCAAAATGGATTAGTAATGTTGAGCAAAAGGGAGAGTTTTGGGTATTAAGCTTAACAGATAAAAAGGGAGTTCTGAGAGAAAAAATCAGCTTTGCTGATAAAAAATTGGAAGTGAGAAAAGGACCTTATACTTTCTATGAAAATGGAGTAATAAAAGAAGAAGGTAATTATGAAAAAGGATATAAAAACGGCGAATGGCATTACTATTATCCAAATCAGCAATTGTTTGAAAACGTAAACTATACTTACGATAAATATAATGGAGATTTTAAGGCCTATTGGGATAATGGCGATTTAAAAAAAGAAGGCGATTATGTAATGGGTACTAAAACTGGAAATTGGAAAATGTTTTACAAAGGCAAAAAGCTGGCGGCCAACGAAGAGTATGATGAAAAAGGGAAGGTAGTTGATGGGATTTATTTTGACCAAGAGGGTAATAGTGTAAAAAGAAACATTTTGTTCGAATTACCAAGTTATCCAGGCGGAATGCAGGCGTTTTATCAGTTTTTGGGTAGAGAAATCAGGTATCCAGCAAATGCTCAAAAAAATAAAATTGAAGGAACTGTAAAACTAGAATTTACAGTAATGAAAGATGGTAAATTGGAAGATGTTAAGGTAAAAGAAAGTCCTGATGCTGATTTAAGTAGTGAAGCATTACGTGTTTTTAGAACTTCGATGAATTGGTTACCCGCAAAAGAATTAGGTGAGCCTGTAAAAATTAGGTATACGATTCCAATTAGGTTTTCTTTGAGATAA
- a CDS encoding metal-dependent hydrolase, whose translation MKYTYYGQSSFLIETETTKLLFDPFISQNPLAKDIDISKIEADYILVSHGHGDHVGDLIELAKQTKAQVIAMPEVIGWVMKQGVENVHPMNYGKYTFDFGTVRMVWATHSAGLPDGSYGGNPAGFVLELEGKQIYFAGDTGLTVEMKLLAELYKLNYAILPIGGNYTMDTDDAVIASNYVNCDKVIGVHYDTFPVIEIDSKVAIESFKRAQKTLLLPAIGETIIL comes from the coding sequence ATGAAATACACATATTACGGTCAATCTAGTTTTTTAATAGAAACTGAGACTACAAAATTATTATTTGACCCATTTATTAGTCAAAACCCATTGGCTAAAGATATTGATATTAGCAAAATTGAAGCAGATTATATTCTGGTAAGCCACGGTCATGGCGATCATGTTGGCGATTTAATTGAACTAGCTAAACAAACCAAAGCTCAAGTTATTGCTATGCCAGAAGTTATTGGCTGGGTAATGAAACAAGGTGTAGAAAATGTACATCCAATGAATTACGGAAAATATACTTTCGATTTTGGAACCGTAAGAATGGTTTGGGCAACACACTCTGCAGGTTTACCCGATGGCAGCTATGGAGGTAATCCAGCTGGCTTTGTTTTAGAGCTAGAAGGAAAACAAATTTATTTTGCTGGCGATACCGGCTTAACTGTTGAAATGAAATTGTTAGCCGAGCTTTATAAATTAAACTATGCCATTTTACCTATCGGTGGTAATTATACAATGGATACTGATGATGCTGTCATCGCTTCAAATTATGTGAATTGCGATAAAGTAATAGGCGTACATTATGATACCTTTCCGGTAATTGAAATAGATAGTAAAGTTGCTATAGAAAGTTTTAAAAGAGCGCAAAAGACACTATTGTTACCAGCCATAGGCGAAACTATAATTTTATAA
- a CDS encoding YbaB/EbfC family nucleoid-associated protein: MFDKLMAAQKQAEEIKKRLDTVSVFGEVEGGAIKVTATANKAITAIEIEEGFFAAADREELEELLLTAVNKALAQAEQVSATEMQAATQSMLGGLGGMFGS, from the coding sequence ATGTTCGATAAATTAATGGCTGCCCAAAAGCAGGCAGAAGAAATTAAAAAAAGATTAGACACCGTTTCTGTATTTGGTGAAGTTGAAGGCGGTGCAATAAAAGTTACAGCAACTGCAAATAAAGCTATTACTGCCATAGAGATTGAAGAAGGCTTTTTCGCAGCTGCAGATAGAGAAGAATTAGAAGAACTTTTATTAACTGCCGTAAACAAAGCCTTGGCACAGGCCGAACAAGTTAGCGCAACCGAAATGCAAGCCGCAACTCAAAGTATGCTTGGTGGTTTAGGCGGAATGTTTGGCTCTTAA
- a CDS encoding DUF4394 domain-containing protein, whose translation MKNFNLKPLLIGKYLFALMFTIAIISCKKEKTIITLPLVGPDVEFYVLSNNTIKLFNGKSVKTQISSVAITGLTGTEKMLSVDFRPATGELYGVSDASKLYVINVTTGAARAVSTTAFTPAIAGTAVSLNFNPTVDRIRLVSNTGQNLRLNPETGLVAATDGSINGAAGAIISGVAYTNSEAGATSTVLFDIDLTTKKLYKQDPPNNGTLVEVGSLMAELGTSVSFDISPKNTNAIATGLIGGIYKLFTIDVNTGKATLAGEFANGLTIQGIAISSNAAAYATTSANNLLIFNPKNTEAPIVKAITGLQAGETIVGMDFRPINGQIFALGSTSRLYAVNIGTGAFTQVGSGTLSTLLLGTSFGFDFNPTVDKIRVVSNTGQNLRINTDGSVFMVDGILAPGTPSVSAAAYTSNFSGATSTKLYVIDHNTDKLYTQDANVGTLTEVGALGINVESTSGFDIVSSGATDTAYAILTVGTATKLYTINLTTGAATAGREIPNAVTSFTLGLRL comes from the coding sequence ATGAAAAACTTTAACTTAAAACCATTACTAATCGGTAAATACTTGTTCGCCTTAATGTTTACCATTGCGATAATTTCTTGCAAAAAAGAAAAAACGATTATCACTTTACCTTTGGTAGGCCCAGATGTGGAGTTCTACGTACTTTCTAACAATACCATCAAATTATTTAATGGTAAAAGCGTAAAAACTCAAATCAGCTCAGTAGCTATTACTGGCTTAACAGGTACTGAAAAAATGTTAAGTGTAGACTTTAGGCCAGCTACAGGAGAATTATACGGTGTAAGTGATGCCAGCAAACTTTATGTAATTAATGTTACCACAGGAGCGGCAAGAGCAGTTTCTACCACAGCTTTTACACCAGCAATTGCAGGTACCGCGGTTAGTTTAAACTTCAACCCAACAGTAGATAGAATTAGATTGGTTTCTAATACGGGGCAGAACTTACGCTTAAATCCAGAAACAGGTTTAGTCGCTGCTACAGATGGTTCAATCAACGGTGCCGCTGGTGCAATTATTTCTGGCGTAGCTTATACCAATAGCGAAGCTGGCGCAACAAGCACGGTACTTTTTGATATAGATTTAACCACCAAAAAATTATACAAACAAGACCCACCTAACAATGGAACATTGGTTGAGGTTGGAAGCCTAATGGCAGAATTAGGAACTTCGGTAAGTTTTGATATTTCTCCAAAAAATACAAACGCAATTGCCACCGGATTAATCGGTGGGATTTATAAATTGTTCACTATTGATGTTAACACAGGCAAAGCAACCTTAGCCGGTGAATTTGCCAACGGCTTAACAATCCAAGGTATTGCAATTTCTAGCAATGCTGCAGCTTATGCTACTACTAGCGCAAATAACTTATTAATTTTTAATCCCAAAAATACAGAAGCCCCAATAGTTAAAGCAATTACTGGCTTACAAGCTGGAGAGACTATTGTTGGTATGGATTTTAGGCCTATAAATGGACAAATTTTTGCTTTAGGCAGTACGAGCCGTTTATATGCAGTTAATATCGGAACAGGTGCGTTTACACAAGTAGGCTCGGGCACACTTTCAACGCTGTTACTAGGTACTAGTTTTGGATTTGACTTTAACCCAACAGTAGATAAAATTCGTGTGGTTAGTAACACTGGTCAGAATTTAAGAATAAATACAGATGGTTCAGTATTTATGGTAGACGGGATTTTAGCACCAGGTACACCATCGGTTAGTGCAGCGGCATACACTAGCAATTTTTCTGGCGCAACAAGTACCAAACTCTATGTAATAGACCACAATACTGATAAACTTTATACTCAAGATGCAAATGTAGGCACTTTAACAGAAGTTGGCGCTTTAGGCATTAATGTAGAAAGTACCTCGGGCTTTGATATTGTAAGTTCTGGCGCAACAGATACAGCTTATGCTATTTTAACTGTTGGTACAGCTACTAAATTATATACCATCAACTTAACAACCGGTGCAGCAACTGCTGGAAGAGAGATTCCAAACGCTGTAACAAGTTTTACTTTAGGCCTTAGACTTTAA
- a CDS encoding NADH:flavin oxidoreductase/NADH oxidase: MSLLFSPLKIKNIEVKNRIVVSPMCEYSAVDGFPNNWHLVHLGSRAVGGAGLIIFEATGVSPEARISVGDLGIWKDEHIEKFKEIVGFIHQNGSIAGIQLAHAGRKASFDIPWENPLQLDKANGGWDTLSASAEVFNPTDKIPIALDIEGIEKVKADFKAATVRAIKAGFKVIEIHAAHGYLQHQFLSPISNKRTDNYGGSFENRIRLLMETVEAVQEVWPVENPLFVRISATDWAEGGWSLEESIRLSALLKEKGVDVIDTSSGGLTLAQQIPLKPGYQVEFAAAIKKETAITTGAVGLITNAKQAEEILQNGQADLIFLAREFLRDPYFPLHAAFELDDDVKWPSQYERAKPRK; the protein is encoded by the coding sequence ATGTCGTTACTTTTCTCTCCTCTCAAAATAAAAAACATAGAAGTAAAAAATAGAATTGTGGTTTCGCCAATGTGCGAATATTCTGCAGTTGATGGTTTCCCTAACAATTGGCATTTGGTCCATTTAGGTAGTCGTGCTGTTGGCGGTGCTGGCTTAATTATTTTTGAGGCAACTGGCGTTTCTCCAGAAGCTAGAATCTCTGTTGGCGACCTAGGCATTTGGAAAGATGAACATATCGAAAAATTTAAAGAAATCGTAGGTTTCATCCATCAAAATGGTTCTATAGCTGGTATTCAATTAGCTCATGCTGGGCGAAAAGCAAGTTTTGATATCCCATGGGAAAACCCATTACAGTTGGACAAAGCAAACGGCGGTTGGGATACTTTATCTGCAAGTGCAGAGGTGTTTAATCCGACAGATAAAATACCAATTGCCTTAGATATTGAAGGCATTGAAAAAGTAAAGGCAGATTTTAAAGCCGCAACAGTTAGAGCAATTAAAGCAGGATTTAAAGTAATAGAAATTCACGCTGCCCATGGTTATTTGCAGCATCAATTTTTATCGCCAATTAGCAATAAAAGGACTGATAATTATGGCGGTAGTTTCGAGAATAGAATTCGTTTATTAATGGAAACCGTAGAAGCTGTACAAGAAGTTTGGCCAGTAGAAAATCCATTGTTCGTTCGTATTTCGGCTACAGACTGGGCAGAAGGTGGTTGGAGTTTGGAGGAATCAATTCGTTTATCGGCTCTGCTAAAAGAAAAAGGAGTTGATGTAATTGATACTTCTTCTGGCGGTTTAACGTTAGCACAACAAATACCTTTAAAACCTGGTTATCAAGTTGAGTTTGCAGCAGCTATTAAAAAGGAAACAGCTATAACGACAGGGGCAGTTGGTCTAATTACCAATGCTAAGCAAGCTGAAGAAATTTTACAAAATGGTCAAGCGGATTTAATATTTTTAGCTAGGGAATTTTTGAGAGACCCTTACTTCCCCTTACATGCTGCCTTTGAATTGGATGATGATGTAAAGTGGCCATCGCAATATGAAAGAGCAAAGCCGAGAAAATAA
- a CDS encoding 2'-5' RNA ligase family protein, with product METRRQLTLFVENETIEEIRAKFNPIQQALIAAHVTLCREDELKDLEKVVSNIQALKIDKPIEISFNKVIRFENGKGVLIPAKENNNDFHNLRNAILISPRKHFPHITLMHPRNSTCTDSIFEEIKSYQLPTTLFFNRINLIEQIDGGKWKVLDEFTI from the coding sequence ATGGAAACGAGAAGGCAACTCACTTTATTTGTAGAAAACGAAACCATCGAAGAAATAAGGGCTAAATTTAACCCGATACAACAAGCTTTAATTGCTGCTCATGTAACACTTTGTAGAGAAGATGAACTTAAAGACCTTGAAAAAGTTGTATCGAATATTCAAGCCCTAAAAATTGATAAGCCTATTGAAATTTCATTTAATAAAGTGATACGATTTGAAAACGGGAAGGGTGTATTAATCCCTGCGAAAGAAAATAACAATGATTTTCATAATTTAAGGAATGCCATTCTTATCTCTCCTAGAAAACATTTCCCACATATCACATTGATGCATCCTAGAAACTCAACTTGTACTGATTCCATTTTTGAAGAAATTAAATCTTATCAATTACCAACAACATTATTCTTTAACAGAATCAATCTAATAGAACAAATAGATGGTGGGAAATGGAAAGTTTTGGATGAGTTCACCATCTAA